The proteins below come from a single Lonchura striata isolate bLonStr1 chromosome 10, bLonStr1.mat, whole genome shotgun sequence genomic window:
- the HES1 gene encoding transcription factor HES-1 — protein MPADLMEKSSASPVAATPASVNATPDKPKTAAEHRKSSKPIMEKRRRARINESLGQLKTLILDALKKDSSRHSKLEKADILEMTVKHLRSLQRAQMTAALSTDPTVLGKYRAGFSECMNEVTRFLSTCEGVNTEVRTRLLGHLASCMTQINTMNYPAPPPPPPLPPAAAFGPPLVPPGSGVGPLPGMPCKPGADAAKVYGGFQLLPASDGQFAFLIPSTAFAPGGAVLPLYGGPATAASPPGPPPGTADSVWRPW, from the exons ATGCCGGCCGACCTGATGGAGAAGAGCAGCGCCTCGCCGGTGGCCGCCACCCCCGCCAGCGTCAATGCGACGCCCGACAAGCCGAAGACGGCGGCGGAGCATCGCAAG TCCTCCAAGCCCATCATGGAGaagcggcggcgggcgcgcaTCAATGAGAGCCTAGGGCAGCTGAAGACCCTCATCCTGGACGCGCTGAAGAAGGAT AGCTCCCGGCATTCCAAGCTGGAGAAAGCCGACATTCTGGAGATGACCGTCAAGCACCTGCGGAGCCTCCAGCGAGCCCAAATGACTG CTGCCCTGAGCACAGACCCCACAGTACTGGGCAAGTACCGAGCCGGCTTCAGCGAGTGCATGAACGAGGTGACGCGGTTCCTCTCCACCTGCGAGGGCGTCAACACTGAGGTGCGCACCCGGCTCCTGGGCCACCTGGCCAGCTGCATGACCCAGATCAACACCATGAACTACCCTGCgccccccccgccgcccccgttGCCACCAGCCGCAGCCTTTGGGCCACCTCTGGTTCCTCCAGGCAGTGGCGTGGGGCCACTCCCGGGCATGCCCTGCAAGCCGGGTGCCGATGCAGCCAAGGTGTATGGTggcttccagctgctgccagcctctGATGGGCAGTTTGCCTtcctcatccccagcactgcctttgCTCCTGGTggagctgtgctgcctctgTATGGTGGCCCAGCCACTGCTGCCTCGCCGCCAGGCCCGCCACCTGGCACGGCTGACTCAGTCTGGAGACCCTGGTGA